In a genomic window of Suricata suricatta isolate VVHF042 chromosome 12, meerkat_22Aug2017_6uvM2_HiC, whole genome shotgun sequence:
- the ZNF502 gene encoding zinc finger protein 502 isoform X1, with amino-acid sequence MQGTEELGREVCPDLMSKSVPEQDVSEIDSPGVVADRSQEDTYQDSTFEDNYVCESMKENPSAALPGPCLFKDGGFGGITFIHREASPETISQEYNFERSLLLTSSFVTHLRVSTQESLHQWETSSIHTNETSDQSKCPTLSMQKKPWECNECGKTFTQSSSLTQHQRTHTGKRPYACEECGKAFSRSSFLVQHQRIHTGVKPYGCEQCGKTFRCRSFLTQHQRIHTGEKPYKCNNCGNSFRNHSHLTEHQRIHTGEKPYKCNRCGKAFNQNTHLIHHQRIHTGEKPYLCNECGSSFRKHSNLTQHQRIHTGEKPHKCDECGKTFQTKANLSQHQRIHTGEKPYKCKECGKAFCQSPSLIKHQRIHTGEKPYKCKECGKAFTQSTPLTKHQRIHTGERPYKCSECGKAFIQSICLIRHQRSHTGEKPYKCNECGKGFNQNTCLTQHMRIHTGEKPYKCKECGKAFAHSSSLTEHHRTHTGEKLYKCSECEKTFRKYAHLSEHYRIHTGEKPYECIECGKFFRHSSVLFRHQKLHSGE; translated from the exons aTGCAAGGAACTGAAGAGCTTGGAAGAGAGGTTTGTCCAG ATCTGATGAGCAAGTCTGTTCCAGAGCAGGATGTCTCTGAAATTGATTCACCAGGGGTAGTAGCAGACAGGTCACAAGAGGATACATACCAGGATTCTACATTTGAAGACAACTACGTGTGTGAGAGCATGAAGGAGAACCCTTCCGCAGCGCTTCCTGGACCATGCCTTTTCAAAGATGGAGGTTTTGGGGGAATAACTTTTATCCACAGGGAAGCATCTCCTGAAACGATTAGCCAAGAATATAATTTTGAGAGAAGCTTGCTTTTGACCTCCAGCTTTGTTACACACCTCAGGGTTTCTACACAAGAGAGCCTACATCAGTGGGAGACCAGTAGCATACACACTAATGAGACTTCGGACCAGAGTAAATGTCCAACCCTCTCGATGCAGAAAAAGCCTTGGGAgtgtaatgaatgtggaaaaactTTTACTCAGAGCTCATCCCTTACCCAGCATCAGAGGACTCATACTGGAAAGAGACCCTATGCATGTgaggaatgtgggaaagcctttagtCGTAGCTCCTTCCTTGTTCAACATCAACGAATTCACACTGGAGTAAAACCATATGGATGTGAGCAGTGCGGGAAAACATTTCGGTGTCGATCATTTCTTACTCAGCACCAGAggatccatactggagagaaaccttataaaTGTAACAACTGTGGGAATTCCTTCCGCAATCATTCACATCTCACTGAACATCAGcgaatccacactggagagaaaccttacaaatgtaatcGATGTGGGAAGGCATTCAATCAGAACACACACCTCATTCATCATCAGAGGATACACACTGGTGAGAAGCCTTATTTGTGCAATGAATGTGGCTCTTCTTTCCGTAAACACTCAAATCTTACGCagcatcagagaattcacactggagaaaaaccccacaaatgtGATGAATGTGGGAAAACTTTCCAAACGAAGGCAAACCTCTCTCagcatcagagaattcatactggagagaaaccctataaatgtaaggaatgtggcaaaGCCTTTTGTCAGAGCCCATCCTTAATTAAACACCAgcgaattcatactggagaaaaaccctataaatgtaaggaatgtggcaaaGCTTTTACTCAGAGCACCCCACTCACTAAACATCAGAGGATTCATACAGGGGAGAGACCCTACAAATGCAGTGAATGTGGTAAAGCCTTCATTCAGAGCATTTGCCTCATTCGGCATCAGAGGAGtcacactggagaaaaacccTATAAATGCAATGAGTGTGGGAAGGGCTTTAATCAGAATACGTGCCTCACTCAGCATatgagaattcatactggagagaagccctataaatgtaaagaatgtgggaaagcctttgcGCATAGCTCATCTCTTACTGAACATCACAGAACGCACACTGGTGAGAAGCTCTATAAATGTAGTGAGTGCGAGAAAACTTTCCGCAAGTATGCACACCTTAGTGAACATTACAGAATCCACACGGGTGAGAAGCCTTATGAATGCATTGAATGTGGAAAATTCTTCAGGCATAGTTCAGTCCTTTTCAGACACCAGAAACTTCACAGTGGTGAATAA
- the ZNF502 gene encoding zinc finger protein 502 isoform X2, which yields MSKSVPEQDVSEIDSPGVVADRSQEDTYQDSTFEDNYVCESMKENPSAALPGPCLFKDGGFGGITFIHREASPETISQEYNFERSLLLTSSFVTHLRVSTQESLHQWETSSIHTNETSDQSKCPTLSMQKKPWECNECGKTFTQSSSLTQHQRTHTGKRPYACEECGKAFSRSSFLVQHQRIHTGVKPYGCEQCGKTFRCRSFLTQHQRIHTGEKPYKCNNCGNSFRNHSHLTEHQRIHTGEKPYKCNRCGKAFNQNTHLIHHQRIHTGEKPYLCNECGSSFRKHSNLTQHQRIHTGEKPHKCDECGKTFQTKANLSQHQRIHTGEKPYKCKECGKAFCQSPSLIKHQRIHTGEKPYKCKECGKAFTQSTPLTKHQRIHTGERPYKCSECGKAFIQSICLIRHQRSHTGEKPYKCNECGKGFNQNTCLTQHMRIHTGEKPYKCKECGKAFAHSSSLTEHHRTHTGEKLYKCSECEKTFRKYAHLSEHYRIHTGEKPYECIECGKFFRHSSVLFRHQKLHSGE from the coding sequence ATGAGCAAGTCTGTTCCAGAGCAGGATGTCTCTGAAATTGATTCACCAGGGGTAGTAGCAGACAGGTCACAAGAGGATACATACCAGGATTCTACATTTGAAGACAACTACGTGTGTGAGAGCATGAAGGAGAACCCTTCCGCAGCGCTTCCTGGACCATGCCTTTTCAAAGATGGAGGTTTTGGGGGAATAACTTTTATCCACAGGGAAGCATCTCCTGAAACGATTAGCCAAGAATATAATTTTGAGAGAAGCTTGCTTTTGACCTCCAGCTTTGTTACACACCTCAGGGTTTCTACACAAGAGAGCCTACATCAGTGGGAGACCAGTAGCATACACACTAATGAGACTTCGGACCAGAGTAAATGTCCAACCCTCTCGATGCAGAAAAAGCCTTGGGAgtgtaatgaatgtggaaaaactTTTACTCAGAGCTCATCCCTTACCCAGCATCAGAGGACTCATACTGGAAAGAGACCCTATGCATGTgaggaatgtgggaaagcctttagtCGTAGCTCCTTCCTTGTTCAACATCAACGAATTCACACTGGAGTAAAACCATATGGATGTGAGCAGTGCGGGAAAACATTTCGGTGTCGATCATTTCTTACTCAGCACCAGAggatccatactggagagaaaccttataaaTGTAACAACTGTGGGAATTCCTTCCGCAATCATTCACATCTCACTGAACATCAGcgaatccacactggagagaaaccttacaaatgtaatcGATGTGGGAAGGCATTCAATCAGAACACACACCTCATTCATCATCAGAGGATACACACTGGTGAGAAGCCTTATTTGTGCAATGAATGTGGCTCTTCTTTCCGTAAACACTCAAATCTTACGCagcatcagagaattcacactggagaaaaaccccacaaatgtGATGAATGTGGGAAAACTTTCCAAACGAAGGCAAACCTCTCTCagcatcagagaattcatactggagagaaaccctataaatgtaaggaatgtggcaaaGCCTTTTGTCAGAGCCCATCCTTAATTAAACACCAgcgaattcatactggagaaaaaccctataaatgtaaggaatgtggcaaaGCTTTTACTCAGAGCACCCCACTCACTAAACATCAGAGGATTCATACAGGGGAGAGACCCTACAAATGCAGTGAATGTGGTAAAGCCTTCATTCAGAGCATTTGCCTCATTCGGCATCAGAGGAGtcacactggagaaaaacccTATAAATGCAATGAGTGTGGGAAGGGCTTTAATCAGAATACGTGCCTCACTCAGCATatgagaattcatactggagagaagccctataaatgtaaagaatgtgggaaagcctttgcGCATAGCTCATCTCTTACTGAACATCACAGAACGCACACTGGTGAGAAGCTCTATAAATGTAGTGAGTGCGAGAAAACTTTCCGCAAGTATGCACACCTTAGTGAACATTACAGAATCCACACGGGTGAGAAGCCTTATGAATGCATTGAATGTGGAAAATTCTTCAGGCATAGTTCAGTCCTTTTCAGACACCAGAAACTTCACAGTGGTGAATAA